In Amphiura filiformis chromosome 1, Afil_fr2py, whole genome shotgun sequence, the following are encoded in one genomic region:
- the LOC140162983 gene encoding uncharacterized protein, translating into MRNQISSLTRSVSFHLRNISRIRRFLDFDTSNDIIRSLILSRLDYGNVLLMGANTTDIARLQTLQNWAAKIIFCAKKRDHVSPLLHQLHWLYVEDRITFKAMLYVFKCLAGIGPEYLSSCLELKNPREGLRSASDRTRLNA; encoded by the coding sequence ATGCGTAACCAAATTTCTTCACTCACACGCAGTGTTTCATTCCACCTTCGCAATATCTCTCGCATTAGACGATTCTTGGACTTTGATACTAGTAATGACATTATCCGCTCACTTATCTTATCCAGGCTTGATTATGGCAATGTTCTCCTCATGGGTGCCAACACTACTGATATCGCTCGCCTTCAGACCCTCCAAAACTGGGCTGCTAAAATCATCTTTTGTGCGAAGAAAAGGGACCATGTATCGCCgcttttacatcagctccactggTTGTATGTAGAGGATAGAATAACATTCAAAGCCATgctgtatgtttttaaatgccttgccGGCATTGGACCAGAATACCTGTCATCATGTCTGGAACTTAAGAATCCTCGCGAGGGCCTTAGATCCGCCTCAGATCGCACTCGTTtgaatgcatga
- the LOC140162991 gene encoding uncharacterized protein has product MYNKYKLSGQTLSLEVVNSHPYLGIQLQDDMKWDTQVVHSTAKASRILGLIKRNLYYCSEQLKSIAFTSLVRPHTEYGAVSWDPHTKGHCKQLDRIQRSAARFVKHNYEKSEGAVTKILCDLEWPRLQDRRSAARLALMYKITQELVDIPSDQFLTLVTRQGLRRKNSQNYQIPHCRTNTYKNSYFPRTTQELQGTTADASEPQLTSITPPTCLAYMLKV; this is encoded by the coding sequence ATGTACAACAAATATAAACTCAGTGGTCAGACCTTGTCCTTGGAAGTTGTGAATTCCCACCCATACCTTGGTATACAGCTGCAAGATGACATGAAGTGGGACACCCAAGTTGTGCACTCAACTGCCAAAGCAAGCAGAATACTGGGGCTGATTAAGCGCAACCTCTATTATTGCTCCGAGCAGCTTAAGTCGATTGCCTTCACCAGTCTCGTCAGACCGCATACTGAATATGGCGCCGTTTCGTGGGATCCCCACACCAAAGGACACTGCAAACAACTGGACAGAATCCAAAGGAGTGCAGCACGGTTTGTCAAACATAATTACGAGAAATCTGAGGGAGCTGTCACCAAAATTCTTTGCGACCTTGAATGGCCACGTCTCCAGGACAGAAGGTCTGCAGCACGTCTCGCACTTATGTACAAGATTACACAAGAACTTGTTGACATACCCAGTGACCAGTTCCTAACGCTGGTGACCCGACAAGGCCTTCGCCGCAAGAACTCACAAAACTACCAAATACCTCACTGCCGCACAAACACCTATAAGAACTCATATTTCCCACGTACCACACAGGAGCTTCAAGGCACAACTGCAGACGCATCAGAACCTCAACTAACCAGCATAACCCCCCCGACATGCCTGGCTTATATGCTCAAAGTTTGA